The DNA region TGCCGACCTCCAAAGCATTGCCGCTGTTGTCGTCACAAGCAGCACCGCCATCCTCAGGTATCCTTCCCTCTCACTCTTATTATCTCTTTTGAAGTTGATTGATATAAATTTACTCCACCATCTCTCCTTTCTCCTCTGGTATACGTATGtagttctttgctttgttcaatacGATTTGAATACGGTATAGTGTGTAACATATCTAATTAGTTCAGGAACATAAAATGTTGAGATATTGAGAAAGAAAGAACCCATATAATGTTGTAGACAAAGATACTGGGGCAGTGTATGTGGGTATTGAAAAATACGGAGTAGGCATAATAGGAAAAATCAAGTGAAGGAGAGGCGTATATGAATTGCGAGAGAAGTGTGTCATCTTTAAGAAGACCTGTGATAAGCATGAAGGCCTGCATTTGGCGAAGATGGCTCTTATTTGAGCAACGGTGAAAGCAAGCTTTGACAGAATCAGGAGAGCGGTGAACAGAAGCAAGTTCTAATGTGGTACTCATTTGCTGCGTCATTGTCGGTGGCAAGATTAAATAGCCAAAAGTAAAGTGAGGGACTAACTAAATGTATTTTTTACAATCTCAAAGATGTAAATAATGCAATTATTAAGCCAATAACTAAATCAATGTAATTTGTGAATTTCAAGCACCattttaagatttaatttttctatttttacatAGACACAAGTTTATCacaaggaaaagtataggtagacaataaaaatattaaatagtatgaataatagatatattaaaTGTTCAATTCACTAAGTGTGCaaatggttattctaatattaagatttaggtgagaAAAATTCTTATCATAATACCTTTAGACACATTTACATTGAAAGTGGATCCCACTATCTTTAACCAAGATTTGTTTTGTTGATCAACTTTTATGTGTGTCAAAAAATAATTTGCACCTAACAAGAATTTTCCTCTCCTACATACTCATCTTTCAAGAATCAGAGCTCAAAGTAGCATcgagaaaatgaaataaagtgATATCATTGTAGCTTAAGCCATAAAATTATCTATAGTTGATGCAGACAAGAGTTGCCTTAAATAGTTGATCAAATTGAAATCATTATACTCCTCCTATTTTTTTTATGTGACATATTCACTCTGGTATATCCTTAAATCGATGTGTCTATACAAATTTTGTTGAGTCAAATAAAAGTGAATGTAGATAATTTGTTATATATGCTTAATATTTTGACATTTTGGCCTTGTCTTGCTTGATACAGTGGCATTTCATTCATGATACATTGTCAGATATATGAAAACTAATTTCCGAGTTCAGAGAATCAAACTGACTCAGCAtagaaaaatagcaaaaccaaTTTTGTTGAAATCAAATAAATTGAAATCATTATACTCCTCCTATTTTTTTTATGTGACATATTCACTCTGGTATATCCTTAAATCGATGTGTCTATACAAATTTTGTTGAGTCAAATAAAAGTGAATGTAGATAATTTGTTATATATGCTTAATATTTTGACATTTTGGCCTTGTCTTGCTTGATACAGTGGCATTTCATTCATGATACATTGTCAGATATATGAAAACTAATTTCCGAGTTCAGAGAATCAAACTGACTCAGCAtagaaaaatagcaaaaccaaACATGTTCTCGCATTGCAACATCATTTCTAGTCATATTGACAATAAATAATTTGACTAACTTTACGCAAAAGTGATGATTCAGATACAGAGTAAAAAGTAAGAATGTACAGAgatacagaaagaagctacaacTCTGTATCTCTATATAATCTTATTATGTATCAAAGTATTCACCTATTCAAAATACATTTACTATTTTACTGATTCCACCAAATTTGGTGACTCTGCTGAAACATAACATGTTACACTAATATCTATAAGAGAATTTTTCTGAAAACTAAACCATCCATATATTAACTAGCACTGGTGTAATCAATTTCACTTCACAGTTCTCAGAAATGAAAGAAGAACTTATCTTTAGAAAGAGGTCTCACTTTTCTTCCATGGAAAACAGAACGAAAAGCTCTTAGCAATGCCATTGCAGAAGGCTTCCCTAAAAAATTTGAATATCAGCACTTAGATtcataattaggctcaaaataaggctcaaaatATTACCAACCAATAAAATTCTGCAATTTGTGACATTAAACATGTAACTCGAATTAAGTAGCAAATTACCTTTGGATTCAGAATATCCAACCATGATTTTGTTAGCTTCTAAAAGCCTAGAAACCTCTCTACCAAATTCAAAAGCACGAAAGAATCTATGCTCAATTTCCTTCATGCTAGTAACAAAATCTTTAGCTCTATGTGTGATGAACTGAGAAGGATCTTCTCTTTCAGTGTGGACATTTTCCACAATGCTTGGTAACTCTATTTTCAAACCTTCAACTACTCTTAAAACAAATGATAATTGGTCATAGCAATTTACTGATGAACCCCTGCACCCATTTCCTCTGTTAATATCCTTTTCATTATCCATGGAGTTTAGGAAATCCTCTCCTTCTCCATGCTTGCACTCGAGTCTATGTTACACAGATACAAATACTAATTATGATGCTGAATACAAATTTATGGAAAGGAAAATCACAAATTTAAAAGTAGGTTACATTAATATACGTACTCAGTATTGAATACGATATAATAATACAGTATGATCCGTgcatacaatatttttttttgaaaaaaatcatactaaatagacaaaaaaatatcaaataaatcccttatataaaatatatattaaaacacCTTGTAAAAGAAACAGAACATACTAATCATATAGCATTTTTAATTCTAGCATGTGCAGAAAACAATACACAAAATCCTAGGTCACTACAGAAATCCACAAAGACATTACAATCATATAGTTAATTTAGTTTCAAAAAAATGACTCATTAAAATAATGCAACAACACTCTCCAGTTCATTAAACAAGTTTGTTATAATGCAATCAAAATTAAGACAGGGGAGTAGGAATGCAGGAAACTAACAACTAACTTTGTTGATCCTTATGAACTTCCGTCAATGGGTCATCTCAACAACCACCACTTGCAATATTGTCAACGTATTATGGAGGGAAACGAAGGAGGAAGACAAAGTTTTAGGGCCTTAGCTTTCTGTGAATATGGGAGTAAACGAAGGAGATTAATAGAAAACCAAAGAGTTCAAAATCTCTTATACACCCTTGACTCTCTGCGATGACGTTTTGTATTTGGGGAGGGGCCATTAGTCTCTGTAACAGTTCTCCATTGTGATGTGACACCCACAAACTAAGACATCATATAGGCAACCTTCTGCAAATAGGTTACAGGAGTCAAATTGTCCAATTCTTCTCCAGAATGAGGGTTGTTTAGGGGTTTCAAGATGATTGGAGTGCGACATGTCCCACGAACAAATAATTAGAAGTCGAAAAGGATATTCACTCTTGATTTTACTGTATTCTTTTACTAAACCTCTTTAATAAACAACATTTTTAATGTTTTGAGaacaaaaatacattttttttgtgtgtgtatatatatatatatatttgttttaccAAATAAATGTTATATttgcaaaaatttataaagaaaaccTAAAGAAAAGTTAAAACAACATCtaggaaataaaaataattaccaaAACTGCAAAAATCATTAtacaattttataatttcaaagcTCTAAAGTCTAAACACTGTCTGTAATTTCCTCTCACACACCAGGTAACAAGTAGTAGTTCACTAATAATtaacagaaaaattaattttttaattttgttctttcatgctttttttatttttatattttagtatttggCACTAATATTTCATGAATGTACAGCCCCATTCAAACAAACTGAGGATTAAAATTTCTCAGTCCTAACAAATTTGCAATTATGATAAGTAGCTTGAGTTGCCTGACTTTTTTGCTTAACATCTTCACACATCTTCAGTGATGCCTCGAAAAATTTAGTCATTTGAGTAAGAACCTTAGTTAGGCTCTCATGTATACTACACAAATGTGCATAGTCATTTTCACTAGTATCCTCAATACTATTATGTTTGCTCTTTGTTTCCTCATTGTTCAATTCACCACTTAAATTCTGTTTCTCTTGTAGTTCTTTATCTTCTTGTTGCTTCATGACACGGCACAGCTCGGATACAAAGACATTGATTGCGTGGCTTAGATCCTCGGCCGGCAATGCCTTCATCCTTGAAGACCAATCATGGCAGAGAACAAATATTGGAGGGGCGAGAACACGGCGAGGGGAGAGCGGCCACCTTCTATTCTTGGAACAATCACTTGGCTGTAATACGTAGTTTTGCAGCCATCCATTGAGAGATTCCACGTATGAGGACATAGACTTCTTTTTCTTTAACACCGGCatcccagtacacccacactctctcaaagcaaatatctaactacacctcacaacactctctaattaaagagtatagaggaaaagaaaaatcagatacaagcttaaagtatttccgactggtgcaaaaacaaatggagaacttagcctcatatttatagcctagacCACCCattccatttgctatcctaagcaatgtgggactaattcaaccaaatcctaacatgaGGTATGGCTGTTAATCCAATTATCGAAGCTTAGGCCAAAGCACTTGAATTCTTCTAGAAGTTGAGCTAGGATCTCTCTGCGAGCATCGGCTTCTATGGTTCTTATtgagcttcttgaatgatatgcCAAAGAAATTGTAAT from Arachis hypogaea cultivar Tifrunner chromosome 10, arahy.Tifrunner.gnm2.J5K5, whole genome shotgun sequence includes:
- the LOC112715204 gene encoding uncharacterized protein, which translates into the protein MPVLKKKKSMSSYVESLNGWLQNYVLQPSDCSKNRRWPLSPRRVLAPPIFVLCHDWSSRMKALPAEDLSHAINVFVSELCRVMKQQEDKELQEKQNLSGELNNEETKSKHNSIEDTSENDYAHLCSIHESLTKVLTQMTKFFEASLKMCEDVKQKSQATQATYHNCKFVRTEKF